Proteins from a single region of Parasedimentitalea psychrophila:
- a CDS encoding pyridoxal phosphate-dependent decarboxylase family protein: protein MKWNEFSEWGRKVADWAQDYHLTVGDRPVRAQTEPGEVLNALPVAPPEAPETMDKIFQDFEEIVMPGITHWQHPRFFAYFAANASPPSVLAEFLTSALAPQCMLWQTSPAATEMETRMMDWLRQSLDLPDGFAGVIQDSASSATLAAVLTMREKALDWQGNQQGLFAQKPLRIYCSSEVHTSVDRAIWVAGIGQQNLIRIPIKGDWRGMDPVALETAIKADLAAGLQPAGVILCVGGTGTGATDPIADCLDVAEKYDLYSHVDAAWAGSAMICPEYRHYWPGIERADSIVFNPHKWLGVQFDCSAHFLKAPDDLVRTLAIQPEYLKTHGKDGIINYSEWSVPLGRRFRALKIWFVLRTYGLEGLRNRLRDHINWSNSLHDRLAATADFEIVTPPMWSLWSFRYAPNGVADLDDLNLRLVNAINDDGRIYLTQTRVDGDLVIRFQAGQFETTKDDVMMAHEVITEIAKGLS from the coding sequence ATGAAATGGAATGAATTTTCCGAGTGGGGCCGCAAGGTCGCGGATTGGGCACAAGATTACCACCTGACCGTTGGGGACCGTCCGGTGCGCGCCCAGACCGAACCAGGCGAGGTGCTGAACGCGCTTCCGGTTGCGCCACCGGAAGCGCCCGAAACCATGGACAAGATCTTTCAAGATTTCGAAGAGATTGTGATGCCGGGCATCACCCATTGGCAGCACCCGCGATTCTTTGCCTATTTTGCCGCCAATGCCTCGCCTCCGTCTGTATTGGCCGAGTTTCTGACCAGCGCGCTGGCACCGCAATGCATGTTGTGGCAGACCTCGCCCGCGGCGACCGAGATGGAAACCCGGATGATGGACTGGCTGCGCCAGTCGCTGGACCTGCCGGATGGCTTTGCCGGCGTCATTCAGGATTCGGCCTCCTCGGCCACCCTGGCTGCAGTGTTGACCATGCGCGAAAAGGCGCTGGACTGGCAGGGCAACCAGCAGGGGCTGTTTGCACAGAAACCGCTACGGATCTATTGCTCCTCCGAGGTGCATACCTCTGTGGATCGCGCCATCTGGGTGGCGGGCATTGGCCAGCAGAACCTGATCCGTATTCCGATCAAGGGCGATTGGCGCGGCATGGATCCCGTGGCCCTAGAGACCGCAATAAAGGCGGATCTGGCGGCGGGCCTACAGCCGGCCGGGGTGATCCTCTGCGTTGGCGGCACCGGCACCGGCGCAACCGACCCGATTGCCGACTGTCTGGATGTGGCAGAGAAATATGATCTCTATTCTCATGTTGATGCGGCCTGGGCCGGCTCGGCGATGATCTGCCCGGAATACCGCCACTACTGGCCGGGAATTGAGCGCGCAGATTCCATCGTGTTCAACCCGCATAAATGGCTGGGCGTGCAGTTCGACTGCTCGGCGCATTTCCTGAAGGCCCCCGACGATCTGGTGCGCACACTGGCGATCCAACCGGAATACCTGAAAACCCACGGCAAAGACGGTATTATCAATTACTCGGAATGGTCGGTGCCGCTGGGGCGGCGTTTTAGGGCGCTGAAGATCTGGTTTGTTCTGCGCACTTATGGGCTGGAAGGGCTGCGCAACCGGTTGCGCGACCACATCAACTGGTCAAATTCGCTGCATGACAGGCTGGCCGCCACGGCGGATTTTGAAATCGTCACCCCGCCGATGTGGTCGCTGTGGAGCTTTCGCTATGCGCCCAACGGCGTGGCTGATCTGGATGATCTGAACCTGCGGCTGGTCAATGCGATCAACGATGATGGCCGCATCTACCTGACCCAGACCCGCGTTGACGGAGATCTGGTGATCCGCTTTCAGGCCGGTCAGTTTGAGACCACCAAAGACGATGTCATGATGGCCCATGAGGTGATCACAGAAATTGCCAAGGGACTGTCATAA
- a CDS encoding fumarylacetoacetate hydrolase family protein: protein MRFATYTAEGETFYGAVSDTGMNSGMIALSPDFPQWPTMRDVIAADGLNRLAEAAQGKAVSHSDFTYEIPVPNPEKILCVGVNFPDRNAEYKDGSAAPKHMSLFPRFARSFTGASRPLIRPPENHTLDYEGEVAIIIGKGGRRIKAEDAYNHIAALTLCNEGTIRDWVRHAKFNVTQGKNWDNSGAIGPWLVPFTDAAQLDDARIQTRVNGETRQDDTLNRMMFPIREEIAYISTFTTLVPGDTIITGTPTGAGARFDPPKYLVPGDVVEVEVKGIGILRNTVEDEFGKDET, encoded by the coding sequence ATGCGCTTTGCCACCTATACCGCCGAGGGCGAGACCTTTTACGGCGCGGTCAGTGACACAGGTATGAACTCTGGCATGATCGCCCTGTCGCCCGATTTTCCCCAGTGGCCTACGATGCGCGATGTGATCGCCGCCGATGGGCTGAACAGGCTGGCAGAGGCCGCACAGGGCAAAGCCGTCAGCCACAGTGATTTCACCTATGAAATCCCGGTGCCCAACCCCGAAAAGATCCTCTGCGTTGGGGTGAATTTCCCTGACCGCAATGCGGAATACAAAGACGGGTCAGCCGCGCCCAAGCACATGTCGCTGTTCCCCCGGTTTGCGCGTTCCTTTACCGGAGCCAGCCGGCCGCTGATCCGGCCACCGGAAAACCACACGCTGGATTATGAGGGCGAAGTGGCAATTATCATCGGCAAGGGTGGCCGCCGCATCAAAGCTGAAGACGCCTATAATCACATCGCCGCCCTGACCCTGTGCAACGAGGGCACCATCCGCGACTGGGTGCGCCATGCCAAGTTCAACGTCACCCAAGGCAAGAACTGGGACAATTCAGGCGCCATCGGCCCCTGGCTGGTGCCCTTTACCGACGCGGCACAACTGGACGATGCCCGCATCCAGACCCGCGTCAACGGCGAGACCCGCCAGGACGATACCCTAAACCGGATGATGTTCCCGATCCGCGAAGAGATCGCCTATATCTCAACCTTTACCACCCTGGTGCCCGGCGATACTATTATCACCGGCACCCCAACAGGGGCCGGCGCGCGGTTTGATCCGCCGAAATACCTGGTGCCCGGCGATGTGGTCGAGGTTGAGGTCAAGGGCATCGGCATCCTGCGCAATACGGTTGAGGATGAGTTTGGCAAGGACGAGACATGA